In Flavobacterium gelatinilyticum, a genomic segment contains:
- a CDS encoding lycopene cyclase family protein: MNSSQIQHFDYIFTGSGLASLMTVYKMVLSGKFTDKSILLLDQDLKKTNDRTWCFWEKEDTIWNPIISKKWDTALFANEDFNRHLALKPYQYNQIKANDFYNFVFTALSKYSNVIFLNEKVTDINELETHVFVGTEKNRYTCNYLFNSIYTKAFAEGQNKYPVLQQHFVGWFVKSEAAIFNPDEVTFMDFSVEQRGNTRFMYLLPTSKTEALVEYTLFSEKLLPTAEYEKEIEIYLEKLGIGQFEILEKEQGSIPMTCYPFWKKNTKRVLNIGTAGGWTKASTGYTFKNSDKKSSELVKFLQNENFPLKNFHKKSTFWFYDLLLLDILYRHNEIGSSIFSSLFKKGNPALVFKFLDEETNLIEDLNVILKCPKIPFIKALFRVFP; this comes from the coding sequence ATGAATTCTTCGCAAATCCAACATTTCGATTACATTTTTACCGGAAGCGGACTGGCATCTTTAATGACAGTTTATAAAATGGTTTTATCTGGAAAATTTACAGACAAATCGATTTTGCTTCTGGATCAGGATTTAAAGAAAACCAACGACAGAACTTGGTGCTTTTGGGAAAAAGAAGATACTATTTGGAATCCGATTATTTCCAAAAAGTGGGATACGGCACTGTTTGCGAATGAAGATTTTAATCGCCATTTGGCGTTAAAGCCTTATCAATACAATCAAATTAAGGCAAATGATTTTTACAATTTTGTTTTTACAGCACTTTCCAAATATTCGAATGTGATCTTTTTAAACGAAAAAGTAACCGATATTAATGAATTGGAAACGCACGTTTTCGTTGGAACTGAAAAAAATCGATACACCTGTAATTATCTTTTCAACAGCATTTATACAAAGGCTTTCGCCGAAGGACAAAATAAATATCCGGTTTTACAGCAGCATTTTGTGGGCTGGTTTGTAAAATCGGAAGCTGCCATATTCAACCCAGATGAAGTCACTTTCATGGATTTTTCGGTGGAACAAAGAGGAAATACAAGATTTATGTATTTGCTGCCAACTTCAAAAACAGAAGCTTTGGTAGAATATACCTTGTTTTCAGAAAAACTTCTTCCAACAGCAGAATACGAAAAAGAAATTGAAATTTATTTGGAGAAACTCGGAATAGGCCAGTTTGAAATTCTTGAAAAAGAACAGGGAAGTATTCCAATGACCTGTTATCCTTTCTGGAAAAAAAATACCAAACGAGTCCTGAATATTGGTACTGCAGGCGGTTGGACAAAAGCAAGTACAGGCTATACTTTTAAAAATTCAGATAAAAAATCTTCAGAATTAGTCAAATTTCTTCAAAATGAAAATTTCCCATTGAAAAACTTTCATAAAAAATCAACCTTTTGGTTTTATGATTTATTGCTTTTGGATATTCTTTATCGTCATAACGAGATAGGAAGTTCAATTTTTTCCTCCTTATTTAAAAAAGGAAATCCTGCCCTGGTCTTTAAGTTTCTGGATGAAGAAACGAATCTGATTGAAGATCTAAATGTTATTTTAAAGTGTCCGAAAATACCATTTATTAAAGCTTTATTTCGAGTTTTTCCTTAA
- a CDS encoding thioredoxin family protein, with the protein MKKLFILFFFFGITSAGFCQLKSRTFEEIDSLQQIQKRKIVVFIHTDWCQFCQRMKTSTFKNPEIIEKLNSDFYFIDFNAEEKRDITFNNQMFKYKPSGNNVGVHELALQLGTINNQIVYPILCVLNEKNEIIFQYSNYLSPKDFKLLLENMEK; encoded by the coding sequence ATGAAAAAGCTTTTTATACTATTTTTCTTTTTTGGAATAACTTCAGCAGGATTCTGTCAACTAAAAAGCAGAACTTTTGAAGAAATAGACAGCTTACAGCAAATTCAGAAACGAAAAATCGTCGTTTTCATTCATACCGATTGGTGCCAGTTTTGCCAGAGAATGAAAACGTCGACTTTTAAAAACCCGGAAATTATAGAAAAACTAAACTCAGATTTCTATTTCATTGATTTTAATGCCGAAGAAAAAAGAGACATTACATTTAATAATCAGATGTTTAAATACAAACCTTCAGGAAACAATGTCGGGGTTCATGAACTGGCTTTACAGCTTGGAACTATAAACAATCAGATTGTTTATCCCATTTTGTGTGTCCTGAACGAAAAGAATGAGATTATCTTTCAGTATTCCAACTATTTATCTCCAAAGGATTTTAAACTGCTTTTAGAAAATATGGAAAAATAA
- a CDS encoding TonB-dependent receptor, with product MKYLFLTILIISAKNLYSQNISGKVETLIPAGQEINVGLLNTNFKTQTDSTGFYKLENVPKGNYKIQVTAEGFQSQTLRISVLENQDLNLDFELKEDQNELNEVVVSGTLKPVKRLESAVPVEVYSPVFFKKNPTPSIYDALQNINGVRPQLNCGVCNTGDIHINGLEGPYTLVLIDGMPIVSSLSTVYGLSGIPNSLVERIEIVKGPASSLYGSEAVGGLINIITKNPTNAPVFSADYFTTSYFESNLDLGMKFNAGKKATSLIGINYFNYDQVIDKDKDNFTDVTLSERISVFNKWSFQRNNNRLFTIAARGMYEDRWGGDIRWEKKYRGGDEIYGESIYTKRAELIGSYQLPFEEKLMLSFSGNVHYQDSRYGTTSYIANQKIGFLQLTWDKKVGRNDLLAGIASRYTYYDDNTPATKEAENTWLPGIFVQDEITFSPKSQVLLGMRYDYNSIHGSILTPRFAYRFKASENTIFRLNAGTGFRVVNLFTEDHAALTGSRDVIIENDLKPERSVNVNLNYIQKINFGNGTFMGIETTAFYTRFSNKIISDYETDPNKIIYNNIDGYAVSQGISTNVDLNFPSGLKFIVGATVLDNKNVENGISERPYLTENFTGTWSISYKIQPWDLSLDYTGNVYSPMKLPLLSEYDPRSPKSPWYSIQNIQFTYSGWKDFEVYGGVKNLLNFRPKQNNPFLISRTNDPFDKNVQYDSAGKVLVTPDNPYGLTFDTTYVYGQNQTIRGFLGLRYTLR from the coding sequence ATGAAATATTTATTTTTGACAATATTAATAATCTCAGCTAAAAATCTATACTCGCAAAACATTTCAGGAAAAGTAGAAACATTAATTCCAGCAGGACAGGAAATTAATGTTGGTTTACTAAATACAAACTTTAAAACCCAGACAGATTCTACTGGGTTTTATAAATTAGAAAATGTTCCAAAAGGAAATTATAAAATACAAGTGACTGCGGAGGGATTCCAATCGCAAACCCTAAGAATCTCAGTTTTGGAAAATCAGGATTTGAATCTCGACTTTGAATTAAAAGAAGATCAGAATGAGTTAAATGAAGTCGTAGTTTCCGGAACCTTAAAACCTGTTAAACGATTAGAAAGTGCCGTTCCGGTTGAGGTATATTCTCCTGTTTTCTTCAAAAAAAATCCAACGCCAAGTATTTATGATGCGCTTCAAAACATAAACGGCGTTCGTCCGCAGCTCAATTGCGGTGTTTGTAATACGGGCGATATTCACATTAACGGATTGGAAGGTCCTTATACTTTGGTCCTGATAGACGGAATGCCAATTGTGAGCAGTCTGTCGACAGTTTATGGTTTATCCGGAATACCAAATTCTCTGGTTGAACGAATCGAGATTGTAAAAGGTCCGGCTTCGTCTCTATACGGAAGTGAAGCCGTAGGAGGTCTTATAAATATTATTACCAAAAACCCAACAAATGCTCCGGTTTTTTCTGCCGATTATTTTACAACTTCTTATTTTGAAAGTAATCTTGATTTAGGAATGAAGTTTAATGCAGGAAAAAAAGCAACTTCGCTTATCGGAATTAATTATTTCAACTACGATCAGGTTATCGATAAAGACAAAGACAATTTTACAGACGTTACGCTTTCTGAACGAATTTCGGTTTTTAATAAATGGAGTTTTCAGCGAAACAATAATAGATTGTTTACTATTGCCGCACGCGGAATGTACGAAGACCGCTGGGGAGGCGACATTCGCTGGGAGAAAAAATATCGCGGAGGAGACGAAATCTACGGCGAAAGTATTTATACCAAACGGGCCGAATTAATAGGAAGTTATCAATTGCCGTTTGAAGAAAAACTGATGCTTTCGTTTTCTGGAAACGTTCATTATCAGGACAGCCGTTATGGAACGACTTCTTATATCGCCAATCAGAAAATTGGATTTTTACAATTAACCTGGGATAAAAAAGTCGGGCGAAACGATTTACTAGCCGGAATTGCCAGTCGATATACGTATTATGACGATAATACGCCGGCAACCAAAGAAGCCGAAAACACCTGGCTTCCCGGAATTTTTGTTCAGGACGAAATAACATTTTCTCCAAAAAGTCAGGTTTTGCTGGGTATGCGTTATGATTACAACTCGATTCACGGATCGATTCTTACGCCGAGATTTGCATATCGTTTCAAAGCCAGTGAAAACACCATTTTCAGGTTAAATGCCGGTACGGGATTCCGGGTTGTGAATTTGTTTACCGAAGATCACGCCGCTTTGACGGGTTCAAGAGATGTTATAATTGAAAACGATTTGAAACCGGAACGATCTGTAAACGTGAATTTGAATTACATTCAGAAAATCAATTTCGGAAACGGAACTTTTATGGGAATCGAAACGACAGCTTTTTATACCAGATTCAGTAATAAAATCATTTCAGATTACGAAACAGATCCCAATAAAATCATTTACAACAATATTGACGGTTATGCGGTAAGTCAAGGAATCAGCACAAATGTTGATCTTAATTTTCCATCAGGATTAAAATTTATTGTTGGCGCTACGGTTTTAGATAACAAAAATGTCGAAAACGGGATTTCGGAACGACCTTATCTAACGGAGAATTTTACTGGAACCTGGAGCATTTCATATAAAATCCAGCCTTGGGATTTATCGCTGGATTATACCGGAAATGTATACAGTCCAATGAAATTGCCTTTGCTCAGCGAATATGATCCAAGAAGTCCAAAATCGCCTTGGTACAGTATTCAGAATATTCAGTTTACCTATTCCGGATGGAAGGATTTTGAAGTTTATGGCGGTGTAAAAAATCTGTTGAATTTCAGACCAAAACAGAATAATCCATTTTTGATTTCGAGAACAAATGACCCTTTTGATAAAAATGTGCAATACGATTCGGCTGGAAAAGTATTGGTTACGCCAGACAATCCATACGGATTGACCTTTGATACCACTTATGTTTACGGACAGAATCAAACGATTCGCGGGTTTCTAGGATTACGATATACTTTGAGATAA
- a CDS encoding NAD(P)/FAD-dependent oxidoreductase translates to MEQKNFEVIIVGGSYSGLSAAMSLGRSLRQVLVIDSGLPCNRQTPHSHNFITQDGEKPAVISAKAKLQVDIYKTVQFYKGLAVKADRIEKGFTITTESGDVFTSRKVLFATGVKDLFPEIKGFGECWGISVLHCPYCHGYEVKGEKTAIIANGEMGFEYAKLISNWTKDLRLCTNGKSELTLEQTQVLQNHGVSVLEEEIDSFEHNSGYISNIVFKNGKKADVKAVYARPAFEQHCSLPQDLGCEINEQGYLKVDFMQKTTIPGIYGSGDAATQMRSVALAVSSGSFAGAAINKELIDEDFL, encoded by the coding sequence ATGGAACAAAAGAATTTTGAAGTGATTATCGTTGGAGGCAGTTACAGCGGACTGTCTGCTGCTATGAGTTTAGGACGTTCTCTGCGTCAGGTTTTGGTTATTGACAGCGGTCTGCCCTGCAACCGACAAACACCGCATTCTCATAATTTTATTACGCAGGATGGTGAAAAGCCTGCTGTTATTTCGGCGAAAGCCAAATTACAGGTTGACATTTATAAAACAGTACAATTTTATAAGGGATTGGCTGTAAAAGCCGACAGAATTGAAAAAGGTTTTACAATAACAACAGAATCGGGAGATGTTTTTACTTCGAGAAAAGTCTTGTTTGCAACCGGAGTTAAAGATCTTTTTCCTGAAATTAAAGGTTTTGGTGAATGCTGGGGAATTTCGGTTTTGCATTGTCCGTACTGTCATGGTTATGAAGTCAAAGGCGAAAAAACGGCAATTATCGCCAATGGAGAAATGGGTTTCGAATACGCCAAACTGATTTCGAACTGGACTAAAGATTTGAGACTCTGCACGAATGGAAAATCTGAATTGACATTGGAACAAACTCAGGTTTTACAAAATCACGGAGTTTCTGTTTTAGAAGAAGAAATAGATTCTTTTGAACACAATTCCGGTTATATTTCGAATATTGTTTTTAAGAACGGCAAAAAGGCTGATGTAAAAGCTGTTTACGCAAGACCTGCATTTGAACAACATTGTTCTTTACCGCAAGATTTAGGCTGTGAAATCAATGAGCAAGGATACTTGAAAGTTGATTTTATGCAAAAAACAACTATTCCGGGAATTTATGGAAGCGGCGATGCTGCAACTCAAATGCGATCTGTTGCTTTGGCGGTTTCTTCCGGATCTTTCGCAGGAGCGGCAATTAATAAAGAACTTATCGACGAGGATTTTCTGTAA
- a CDS encoding MerC domain-containing protein gives MKKTTTSFYDILGISSATICLVHCLIFPILTLLPLGISHNPIVDLIFASIGLFAIFKIIKKSALLVSAILVVSMSLIWISILSDLLFEIHLDLIYYGGIGMIVGHLINYNLHKTNH, from the coding sequence ATGAAGAAAACCACCACATCCTTTTACGATATTTTAGGAATTTCAAGTGCGACTATCTGTTTAGTGCATTGTTTGATTTTTCCAATTCTGACCCTACTCCCATTAGGCATTAGTCACAATCCAATTGTCGATCTTATCTTTGCTTCAATCGGTTTATTTGCAATTTTCAAAATTATAAAAAAATCGGCTCTTTTGGTCTCTGCAATTCTGGTTGTTTCAATGTCTTTAATCTGGATCAGTATTTTAAGCGATCTTCTTTTTGAAATTCACCTCGATTTAATTTATTACGGCGGCATCGGAATGATCGTCGGGCATTTAATCAATTACAATTTACACAAAACAAATCATTAA
- a CDS encoding Fur family transcriptional regulator encodes MKTTRNTTAKTAVIEVFEKSKTALSHAEIQKQLNDVCDRVTIYRILDRLVNDDIIHKISNLDGTVKYAKCNHSHQRVHIHNHAHFSCENCHEITCLENVKPSYIMPHNYKVKEINFTLSGLCPKCLNSNI; translated from the coding sequence ATGAAAACGACACGTAACACTACAGCAAAGACAGCCGTTATAGAGGTTTTTGAGAAATCAAAAACAGCACTGTCTCACGCCGAAATTCAGAAACAATTAAACGATGTATGCGATCGCGTCACGATTTACAGAATCCTCGACCGATTAGTAAATGACGATATCATTCATAAAATTTCAAACCTTGACGGTACAGTAAAATATGCAAAATGCAATCATTCACATCAGCGTGTGCATATTCATAATCACGCACATTTCAGCTGCGAAAACTGTCATGAAATTACCTGCCTCGAGAATGTAAAGCCAAGTTATATCATGCCGCACAACTATAAAGTTAAGGAGATAAACTTTACCTTATCGGGATTATGTCCGAAATGTTTAAATTCTAACATTTAA
- a CDS encoding Nramp family divalent metal transporter has protein sequence MSKSLEEVHESVSTEHKKTGFRKILAFLGPAYLVSVGYMDPGNWATDIAGGSQFGYTLVWVLLMSNLMALLLQSLSARLGIVTQRDLAQASRETYSKYINYILYFLAEIAIAACDLAEVLGMAIGINLLFGIPLLEAVLITVLDTFLLLFLINKGIRKMEAFIIALVAIIGFSFIFEMIFAEPEMHKVLEGLIPSIPNSAALYIAIGIIGATVMPHNLYLHSSLVQTRKFDRTPAGIKQALKYNLIDSTIALNLAFFVNAAILILAAATFHRNGMYEVAEIQDAHQFLEPLLGTKWAPILFAVALIAAGQSSTVTGTLAGQIVMEGYLHFRIQPWVRRIITRLIAIIPAVIVILIYGESVTGKLLILSQVILSLQLGFAIIPLIHFVSDKSKMNGFHISRTTQVVSWIIASIIVSLNAKLVYDEITSWLESSAHPTILWFTVVPLAFGFSALLLYIVFKPFIAKFKAKMINHSPHNLQLRFTPKESQTVKNIAISVDFSNADEAALNHAFELGGMDAKYTLIHIVETVGALMYGIHVHDHETTIDEKLLLEYKEMLSQKGFNIETELGFGKPNKVIPKIINEGSFDILVMGTHGHTGLKDILFGTTVDKLRHKISIPLLIVK, from the coding sequence ATGAGTAAATCTCTAGAAGAAGTTCATGAATCGGTTTCTACAGAACATAAAAAAACAGGATTCAGAAAAATATTAGCATTTTTAGGTCCGGCGTACCTTGTGAGCGTCGGATATATGGACCCCGGAAACTGGGCAACCGATATAGCAGGAGGGAGTCAGTTTGGTTACACTCTTGTATGGGTTTTATTAATGAGCAACCTCATGGCTTTGCTTTTGCAGAGTTTGAGTGCACGTCTTGGAATTGTAACCCAGCGGGATCTTGCTCAGGCTTCAAGAGAAACGTATTCGAAGTACATCAATTATATTTTATACTTTCTGGCCGAGATTGCCATAGCGGCCTGCGATTTGGCAGAAGTACTCGGAATGGCGATTGGAATTAACCTGCTTTTTGGAATTCCATTGCTCGAAGCGGTTTTGATTACCGTTTTAGACACCTTTTTGCTGCTTTTCCTGATCAATAAAGGAATCCGTAAGATGGAAGCCTTCATTATAGCTTTAGTGGCAATAATTGGCTTTTCTTTTATTTTCGAAATGATTTTTGCCGAACCGGAAATGCATAAAGTGCTCGAAGGTCTTATTCCGTCGATTCCAAATTCGGCAGCTTTGTATATAGCGATCGGAATCATTGGGGCGACTGTTATGCCTCACAACTTGTACCTGCATTCGTCTTTGGTGCAGACCAGAAAATTTGATCGTACTCCGGCCGGAATCAAACAAGCCCTAAAATATAATTTAATCGATTCTACGATAGCCCTTAATCTTGCCTTTTTTGTAAATGCGGCTATTCTGATTCTCGCAGCTGCAACCTTTCATCGAAATGGAATGTATGAAGTAGCTGAAATTCAGGATGCTCATCAATTCCTGGAACCTTTGCTGGGAACAAAATGGGCGCCTATTTTGTTTGCCGTAGCGTTAATTGCGGCAGGACAAAGTTCAACAGTTACCGGAACACTTGCCGGACAAATCGTAATGGAAGGCTATTTACATTTTAGAATCCAGCCGTGGGTCCGCCGAATTATAACCCGTTTGATTGCGATTATTCCCGCTGTAATTGTTATTTTAATTTATGGCGAAAGCGTCACAGGAAAGTTATTGATCCTAAGTCAGGTTATTTTGAGCCTCCAGTTAGGCTTTGCGATTATTCCGCTGATTCATTTTGTGAGCGACAAATCGAAAATGAATGGTTTTCATATTTCCAGAACTACTCAGGTTGTTTCCTGGATTATTGCATCAATCATTGTTTCCTTAAATGCCAAATTGGTTTACGATGAAATTACTTCATGGCTGGAAAGTTCGGCTCACCCAACGATTTTATGGTTTACAGTAGTACCGCTTGCTTTTGGATTTTCAGCTTTATTATTATATATAGTTTTCAAACCCTTCATTGCTAAATTCAAAGCAAAAATGATCAATCATTCACCGCATAATCTGCAGCTGCGTTTTACGCCAAAAGAAAGTCAGACTGTAAAAAACATAGCAATTTCTGTTGATTTTTCTAATGCAGATGAAGCAGCTCTCAACCATGCTTTTGAATTGGGCGGAATGGATGCCAAATATACGCTGATTCATATTGTGGAAACCGTTGGTGCTTTAATGTATGGCATTCACGTTCATGATCATGAAACTACAATCGACGAAAAATTGTTATTGGAATATAAAGAAATGCTTTCGCAGAAAGGATTTAATATCGAAACGGAACTTGGTTTTGGAAAACCCAACAAAGTAATTCCTAAAATCATAAACGAAGGCAGTTTTGATATTCTCGTTATGGGAACTCACGGCCACACGGGATTAAAGGATATTCTTTTTGGCACAACCGTAGATAAACTGAGACATAAAATTTCGATACCTTTGTTGATTGTTAAATAA
- a CDS encoding metal-dependent transcriptional regulator yields the protein MTFSEENYLKSIYHLTAASETEVSTNAIAEIMETKASSVTDMLKKLAEKDLVNYKKYQGVSLTENGKLAAKMIVRKHRLWEVFLVEKLNFSWDEVHDIAEQLEHIKSEQLINRLDDFLGNPTEDPHGDPIPDANGRIIKIEKQLLSELEENQTGICVGVKDTSSEFLKYLDKQGIALGSKIEFLSKESFDLSVRIKVNDRELSISNKIASNLFVKLL from the coding sequence ATGACTTTTTCAGAAGAAAATTACCTAAAATCGATCTATCACCTGACTGCAGCTTCAGAAACCGAAGTGAGTACTAACGCCATTGCCGAAATTATGGAAACAAAAGCGTCTTCTGTAACTGATATGCTTAAAAAGCTGGCGGAGAAAGATTTGGTGAATTATAAAAAATATCAGGGCGTTTCGTTGACCGAGAACGGAAAACTTGCCGCAAAAATGATTGTTAGAAAGCACCGTTTGTGGGAAGTGTTTCTGGTTGAAAAGCTTAACTTTAGCTGGGATGAGGTACATGATATTGCAGAACAGCTGGAACATATCAAATCAGAACAATTGATTAATCGTCTGGATGATTTTCTTGGAAATCCTACTGAAGACCCGCACGGCGACCCGATTCCGGATGCAAACGGACGTATCATTAAAATTGAAAAACAGCTCCTGTCTGAATTAGAAGAAAATCAAACCGGCATTTGTGTTGGTGTAAAAGATACTTCTTCGGAATTTCTGAAATATCTGGATAAACAGGGAATTGCTCTAGGTTCAAAGATCGAATTCCTTTCTAAAGAATCTTTTGATTTGTCTGTTAGAATAAAAGTGAATGATAGAGAATTATCTATTTCGAATAAAATTGCTTCTAATTTGTTTGTGAAGCTTTTGTAA
- a CDS encoding enoyl-CoA hydratase/isomerase family protein, translated as MNYENILVSIEERIATITINRPAKLNALNKATISDLSNAVSALGNDDNVRVIIITGTGEKAFVAGADISEFANYTVVEGAQLAAEGHEALFDCIENLRKPVIAAINGFALGGGLELAMACHFRIASDNAKMGLPEVTLGLIPGYGGTQRLPQLIGKGRAMEMIMTAAMISAEEAKQYGLVNHVVAQTELLSFTAAIAQRIIKNAPFAIGKAIKSINANYKDGKNGFDTEIKSFGECFGTADFKEGTTAFLEKRKAEFTGK; from the coding sequence ATGAATTACGAAAACATTCTAGTTTCTATTGAAGAAAGAATTGCAACTATTACAATTAACAGGCCTGCAAAACTAAATGCTTTAAATAAAGCCACAATCAGTGATTTGAGCAATGCTGTTTCTGCTTTAGGAAATGATGACAATGTTCGTGTTATTATTATAACGGGAACCGGCGAAAAAGCTTTTGTGGCAGGAGCCGATATTTCAGAATTTGCAAATTATACCGTTGTCGAAGGTGCACAATTAGCTGCCGAAGGACATGAAGCGTTATTTGATTGCATCGAAAACCTAAGAAAACCGGTTATTGCAGCCATTAATGGTTTTGCTCTTGGAGGCGGACTGGAACTGGCAATGGCATGTCATTTCAGAATAGCTTCTGATAATGCTAAAATGGGACTTCCGGAAGTAACTCTAGGACTAATTCCTGGTTACGGCGGAACACAGCGTTTACCTCAACTAATTGGTAAAGGCCGTGCGATGGAAATGATCATGACTGCCGCAATGATTTCTGCAGAAGAAGCCAAACAATACGGTTTAGTAAACCATGTAGTGGCACAAACTGAACTTTTATCTTTTACAGCTGCCATTGCGCAAAGAATCATCAAAAATGCTCCGTTTGCAATTGGGAAAGCAATAAAATCTATTAATGCCAATTATAAAGATGGCAAAAATGGTTTTGATACCGAAATAAAATCATTTGGAGAATGTTTTGGAACTGCTGATTTTAAAGAAGGAACGACAGCATTCTTAGAAAAACGTAAAGCTGAATTTACAGGAAAATAA
- a CDS encoding sensor histidine kinase has protein sequence MIVLIVVASCLLASISIIQFKTEAKEYHQERLERKENAVKEHINYVLSTTTYPLKTQNLDLIFKDKIHELAQIHKIEINIYSLDGKLLKSSKESFAVDKIAPPIPEYILKLVRSSIEKRFVDIKTIDGVKNRSSYSLIKDEKFKPLGILNLPYLEDDGYYDNELNTFLIRLSQVYSFMLIVAFALAYFLSTYITKSLKTISDRLEETNLDQKNEKIVLEANSKEVNFLIKAYNGMVDKLETSAIKLAQSEREEAWREMAKQVAHEIKNPLTPMRLTVQSFQRKFDPNDPDVKQKMNDYSETLIQQIDTMTSVASAFSNFASMPAQQNETLNVVEVVELALDIFNEDYISFEKEEEEIISKMDRTQLIRVITNLVKNATQAIPESQFQKSIVVSVKRRNNNVEIAVKDNGIGIQKQDIGRIFEPKFTTKTSGMGLGLGIIKNIIENYKGTITFESTYGKGTTFRVSLPITNS, from the coding sequence ATGATTGTATTGATTGTTGTGGCATCTTGTTTATTGGCTTCGATTTCGATTATTCAATTTAAAACAGAAGCAAAAGAATATCATCAGGAACGTTTAGAACGAAAAGAAAATGCGGTAAAAGAACATATAAATTACGTTCTTTCAACGACAACTTATCCGCTTAAAACCCAAAATCTGGATTTAATTTTTAAAGATAAAATCCACGAACTGGCGCAGATTCACAAAATTGAAATCAATATTTACAGCCTTGACGGGAAACTTTTAAAATCTTCCAAAGAATCTTTTGCCGTTGATAAAATCGCACCGCCAATTCCGGAATACATTTTAAAGCTGGTTCGTTCTTCTATCGAAAAGCGATTTGTAGACATTAAAACCATCGACGGAGTTAAAAACCGATCTTCATACAGTTTAATAAAAGACGAAAAATTTAAACCGCTCGGAATTCTGAATCTTCCGTATTTAGAAGACGATGGATATTACGACAACGAGTTGAATACTTTCCTGATTCGTTTAAGTCAGGTCTATTCTTTTATGCTGATTGTGGCTTTTGCTTTAGCATATTTTCTTTCCACTTATATTACAAAATCGCTTAAAACCATTTCAGATCGTTTGGAAGAAACCAATCTGGATCAGAAAAACGAGAAAATTGTTCTGGAAGCCAACAGCAAAGAAGTCAACTTCCTGATCAAAGCGTATAACGGAATGGTCGACAAACTGGAAACCAGTGCGATCAAACTCGCACAAAGTGAACGTGAAGAAGCCTGGCGCGAAATGGCCAAACAAGTAGCGCACGAGATTAAAAATCCGCTTACGCCAATGCGTTTAACGGTTCAGAGTTTTCAAAGAAAATTTGATCCGAATGATCCTGATGTAAAGCAGAAAATGAATGATTATTCAGAAACCCTGATTCAGCAGATTGATACCATGACGTCTGTAGCTTCGGCATTTTCGAATTTTGCTTCGATGCCGGCACAGCAAAATGAAACTTTAAATGTAGTTGAGGTTGTAGAACTGGCTTTGGATATTTTCAATGAAGATTATATTTCTTTCGAAAAAGAAGAAGAAGAAATTATTTCAAAAATGGATCGTACACAATTGATTCGTGTGATTACCAATTTGGTTAAAAACGCAACTCAGGCCATTCCGGAAAGTCAGTTTCAAAAATCTATTGTGGTTTCGGTAAAAAGACGAAACAACAATGTTGAAATTGCGGTAAAAGACAACGGAATCGGAATTCAAAAGCAAGATATCGGCAGAATTTTCGAACCAAAATTTACCACTAAAACCAGCGGAATGGGACTTGGTCTGGGAATTATAAAAAACATCATCGAAAATTACAAAGGAACAATTACCTTTGAATCAACTTACGGAAAAGGAACCACATTTAGGGTTTCTCTACCTATTACAAACTCATAA